A genome region from Trichosurus vulpecula isolate mTriVul1 chromosome 5, mTriVul1.pri, whole genome shotgun sequence includes the following:
- the RERG gene encoding ras-related and estrogen-regulated growth inhibitor, producing MAKSAEVKLAVFGRAGVGKSALVVRFLTKRFIWEYDPTLESTYRHQATIDDEVLSVDILDTAGQEDAIQREGHVRWGEGFVLVYDITDRGSFEDVLPLKNLLDEIKKPKNVTLILVGNKADLDHSRQVSTEEGEKLATDLACAFYECSACTGEGNITEVFYELCREVRRRKMVQGKTRRRSSTTHVKQAINKMLTKISS from the exons CCCTGGTAGTAAGATTTCTGACCAAACGGTTCATCTGGGAATACGACCCAACCCTCG aATCAACTTATCGGCATCAAGCAACAATTGATGATGAAGTTCTTTCCGTGGACATACTAGACACGGCTGGTCAG GAGGATGCTATTCAGAGGGAAGGACACGTGAGATGGGGAGAAGGTTTTGTGCTGGTCTATGACATTACTGACCGGGGAAGCTTCGAGGATGTGCTCCCACTTAAGAACTTGCTGGACGAGATCAAAAAGCCTAAGAATGTGACTCTGATCTTAGTGGGGAACAAAGCTGACCTAGACCATTCTAGACAAGTTAGTACTGAAGAAGGAGAGAAGCTGGCTACTGACCTGGCCTGTGCATTTTATGAGTGTTCAGCTTGTACCGGAGAAGGGAATATCACAGAGGTTTTCTATGAGCTGTGCCGGGAGGTCCGGCGTCGGAAGATGGTCCAAGGCAAGACAAGAAGGCGAAGCTCTACCACGCATGTCAAGCAGGCAATTAACAAGATGCTCACCAAAATCAGCAGTTAA